The proteins below are encoded in one region of Hordeum vulgare subsp. vulgare chromosome 3H, MorexV3_pseudomolecules_assembly, whole genome shotgun sequence:
- the LOC123440138 gene encoding membrane protein PM19L, giving the protein MANAGLKPVAGLLLMLNFCMYLIVTAVGGWAINYAINNGFFIGSGLQLPSHFSPIYFPIGNAATGFFVIFAVIASVVGMGASLAGFHHVRAWSHESLPAAASSGFVAWMLTLLAMGLAVKEIELNGRNSRLITMEAFTIILSVTQLFYILAIHGGR; this is encoded by the exons ATGGCGAACGCGGGTCTGAAGCCGGTGGCCGGGCTCCTCCTGATGCTCAACTTCTGCATGTACCTCATCGTCACCGCGGTCGGGGGCTGGGCCATCAACTATGCCATCAACAACGGCTTCTTCATAG GTTCCGGGCTGCAGCTGCCGTCACACTTCTCCCCGATCTACTTTCCCATAGGGAACGCGGCGACCGGGTTCTTCGTCATCTTCGCGGTGATCGCCAGCGTGGTCGGCATGGGGGCGTCGCTTGCCGGATTCCACCATGTCCGGGCGTGGAGCCACGAGAGCCTGCCGGCGGCAGCCTCCTCTGGGTTCGTCGCCTGGATGCTCACACTGCTTGCCATGGG ATTGGCAGTTAAGGAGATTGAGCTCAACGGCAGGAATTCTAGACTG ATAACCATGGAGGCTTTCACCATCATACTCTCGGTGACGCAGCTCTTCTACATACTCGCTATACACGGAGGGAGGTGA